In one window of Camelus bactrianus isolate YW-2024 breed Bactrian camel chromosome 13, ASM4877302v1, whole genome shotgun sequence DNA:
- the CTPS1 gene encoding CTP synthase 1 isoform X2 codes for MRQALIPVDEDGLEPQVCVIELGGTVGDIESMPFIEAFRQFQFKVKRENFCNIHVSLVPQPSSTGEQKTKPTQNSVRELRGLGLSPDLVVCRCSNPLDTAVKEKISMFCHVEPEQVICVHDVSSIYRVPLLLEEQGVVDYFLRRLDLPVERQSRKMLMKWKEMADRYDRLLETCSIALVGKYTKFSDSYASVIKALEHSALAINHKLEIKYIDSTDLEPSTLQEEPVRYHEAWQKLCSAHGVLVPGGFGVRGTEGKIQAIAWARKQKKPFLGVCLGMQLAVVEFSRNVLGWQDANSTEFDPNTSHPVVIDMPEHNPGQMGGTMRLGKRRTLFQTKNSVMRKLYGDPDYLEERHRHRFEVNPVLKKCLEEQGLKFVGQDVGGERMEIVELEDHPFFVGVQYHPEFLSRPIKPSPPYFGLLLASVGRLPHYLQKGCRLSPRDTYSDRSGSSSPDSEITELKFPSINHD; via the exons ATGAGACAGGCCTTGATACCTGTGGATGAAGATGGCCTGGAACCCCAAGTGTGTGTTATCGAG CTTGGTGGGACGGTGGGAGATATAGAAAGCATGCCCTTTATCGAGGCCTTCCGTCAGTTCCAGTTCAAGGTCAAAAGAGAGAACTTCTGTAACATTCACGTCAGTCTCGTTCCTCAG CCAAGTTCAACAGGGGAACAGAAGACTAAACCCACCCAGAACAGTGTTCGAGAACTCAGAGGGCTGGGGCTTTCCCCAGATCTG GTTGTGTGCAGGTGCTCAAATCCCCTCGACACAGCAGTGAAAGAGAAAATATCGATGTTCTGTCACGTTGAACCTGAACAA GTGATCTGTGTCCACGATGTCTCGTCCATCTACCGAGTCCCCTTGCTGTTAGAGGAGCAGGGGGTTGTAGATTATTTTCTTCGGAGACTTGACCTTCCTGTTGAGAGACAGTCACGAAAGATGCTGATGAAGTGGAAAGAGATGGCCGACAG ATATGATCGCTTGCTGGAGACCTGCTCCATTGCCCTCGTGGGCAAATACACCAAGTTCTCAGACTCATACGCCTCTGTCATTAAAGCTCTGGAGCACTCTGCACTGGCCATCAACCACAAGCTGGAAATCAAG TACATAGATTCCACCGACCTGGAGCCGAGCACTTTGCAGGAGGAGCCTGTGCGCTACCACGAAGCCTGGCAGAAGCTGTGCAGCGCTCA TGGTGTGCTGGTTCCAGGGGGATTTGGTGTTCGAGGGACGGAAGGAAAAATCCAAGCGATCGCCTGGGCTCGGAAACAGAAGAAGCCTTTTTTGG GTGTGTGCTTAGGAATGCAATTGGCAGTTGTTGAATTTTCAAGAAATGTGCTGGGATGGCAAG ATGCCAATTCTACAGAGTTTGACCCTAACACCAGCCATCCTGTG GTTATAGACATGCCAGAACACAACCCTGGCCAGATGGGCGGAACCATGAGGCTGGGCAAGAGGAGGACCCTGTTCCAGACCAAGAACTCTGTCATGA GGAAACTCTACGGAGACCCAGATTACTTGGAAGAGAGGCACCGCCATAGATTTGAG GTGAATCCAGTCTTGAAAAAGTGTTTGGAAGAGCAAGGCTTGAAGTTTGTTGGCCAAGATGTTGGAGGAGAGAGAATGGAAATTGTGGAGCTGGAAG ATCATCCCTTTTTTGTTGGAGTTCAGTACCACCCTGAGTTCCTGTCCAGACCTATCAAGCCTTCCCCACCATACTTTGGCCTCCTCCTGGCCTCCGTGGGGAGGCTCCCGCATTACCTTCAGAAAGGCTGCAGGCTCTCGCCCAG